One genomic region from Sphingobacterium sp. UGAL515B_05 encodes:
- a CDS encoding TonB-dependent receptor, with translation MKKIALLIQILCICVPFSLSAQQIINGQVSNSSTSEPAYAVSIQLKNGKEGTFTDDRGRFQLKTNRPLPITLYISAIGYESKEVLVNNLSSPLHISLNLSPILGQEVVVSASRTVQSKLSAPVTIEQMSSKDIRNAAQLNYMDMLQGLRGVDVTVSSIGFTSVTTRGFNTSGNTNFTQIVDGMDNQAPGLNFPLGSVIGLTQLDVDNIEVLSGASSALYGSRGLNGTMVATGKNPFKYQGLSVLVTQGVNHINHKKNNDPVPTSPYYDWAIRYAKQMGNKIAFKINGQYTQAKDWVANDETNKNGPGTALTDPNYNGVNLYGGATSTDINPFLEGALQGNPELAPLIEPLLKNPNYVARTGYPEYGYLDNRAKLFKINGEFRYKVSNTIEAIASATFGTGNIVYTNDTRYQLKGFKVGQYRLELRGDKWFFRTYTTQENSGRTLVAGPTAQYINESWKTSYDGETGGWYPEYTAGLLNALASGTSLADAHLAARTLADQGRAELGTPLFNRLKDSISNTPISQGGTLFLDRSKLYNAEAQYNFSDLVKFMQVIAGVNWRLYNLNSKNTLFPDKDRPIHVKEYSAYLQLAKKVFDDRLNIATSFRYDKNTLFAQPKLTSRASLVFDLFHQNYLRLSYQNAYSFPSNIQALQNTLNGYNSYSSGGSSLLLIDNYQFDRYPPYTLESVQKFQQSNDPTVLQKFKFDDIKPQSVNAFELGYAAMLGKRVMIDVLGYFSTWKNFIGYANVANTPGSDDYNALKDHSTYVQYNIAFNGGETVNTYGYAASISLDLGRNFVTKANYYSDYLKNKNNSQINNFNTPHYHFNLEFANSGFGKKQVWSFSTSLRYKPGYYYVVSGGLAAGQVPSSAVIDAQVSYKFVKARSGIRIGGTNITNKYYSTGIANPRIGAVYYVTYAYNIF, from the coding sequence ATGAAAAAAATTGCCTTATTAATCCAGATTCTCTGTATCTGTGTGCCATTTAGCTTGTCTGCACAACAGATCATCAATGGGCAGGTCAGCAATAGCTCGACATCCGAGCCCGCCTATGCAGTTTCGATCCAGTTAAAAAACGGAAAGGAAGGTACTTTCACGGATGATCGAGGGCGTTTTCAGCTGAAAACAAATAGACCACTACCCATTACGCTGTATATTTCCGCTATCGGGTATGAATCGAAAGAAGTTTTGGTGAATAACCTGTCATCTCCATTGCATATTTCTTTGAATTTATCCCCCATTTTGGGACAGGAGGTTGTTGTTTCTGCAAGTAGAACCGTACAGAGTAAACTATCCGCGCCAGTAACAATTGAGCAAATGAGCAGCAAAGACATTCGTAATGCAGCACAATTAAATTACATGGATATGCTTCAAGGCTTGAGAGGAGTCGATGTTACCGTATCCAGTATTGGTTTTACCAGTGTTACAACGCGTGGGTTCAATACCAGTGGGAACACCAACTTTACTCAGATCGTAGACGGGATGGATAATCAGGCGCCTGGACTGAATTTCCCGCTCGGATCGGTCATCGGGCTGACTCAACTTGATGTCGATAATATAGAGGTGCTGTCTGGAGCATCTTCAGCCTTGTATGGGTCGAGGGGATTGAATGGTACGATGGTTGCCACAGGTAAAAATCCGTTTAAATATCAAGGATTAAGCGTGTTGGTGACTCAAGGGGTCAACCATATCAATCATAAAAAGAACAATGATCCTGTGCCTACGTCACCCTATTATGATTGGGCTATACGCTATGCAAAACAAATGGGGAATAAAATTGCTTTCAAGATCAATGGTCAGTATACACAGGCAAAAGATTGGGTAGCGAACGATGAAACCAACAAAAACGGTCCTGGGACAGCGCTTACAGATCCAAACTATAATGGGGTTAACCTGTATGGAGGAGCGACTTCGACAGATATTAATCCCTTTTTGGAAGGTGCACTTCAGGGAAATCCGGAATTGGCTCCCCTAATCGAGCCCCTACTGAAAAATCCAAATTATGTTGCCCGGACTGGATACCCCGAATATGGCTATCTCGATAATAGAGCCAAGCTCTTTAAAATCAATGGTGAATTTCGTTACAAGGTTTCCAACACTATTGAAGCCATAGCTTCAGCCACTTTTGGTACGGGTAATATTGTGTATACCAACGATACGCGTTATCAGCTGAAAGGATTTAAAGTAGGGCAATATCGGCTGGAGCTTCGTGGGGATAAATGGTTTTTCAGAACCTATACGACCCAAGAAAATTCGGGGAGGACACTGGTTGCAGGGCCGACAGCACAATATATCAATGAATCTTGGAAAACAAGCTACGATGGCGAGACAGGTGGTTGGTATCCTGAATATACTGCTGGTCTCTTAAATGCACTTGCTTCAGGTACTTCGCTCGCAGATGCTCATCTAGCGGCGCGCACGTTAGCCGATCAAGGGCGCGCCGAACTTGGAACACCGCTGTTCAATAGACTAAAAGATAGTATCAGCAATACACCCATATCGCAGGGTGGAACGCTGTTTTTGGACCGCAGCAAATTATACAATGCCGAAGCGCAATATAATTTCTCAGATCTTGTAAAATTTATGCAGGTGATTGCAGGTGTCAATTGGCGTTTGTACAATCTAAATTCAAAAAATACCTTATTCCCGGATAAGGATAGGCCGATTCATGTAAAAGAGTACAGTGCTTACCTGCAACTCGCCAAAAAAGTATTTGACGATCGCCTTAATATTGCCACTTCATTCCGTTACGATAAGAATACGTTGTTTGCTCAACCAAAGTTAACTTCGCGTGCATCACTGGTGTTTGATCTGTTTCATCAGAACTACCTTCGCCTTTCTTATCAGAATGCGTATAGTTTCCCCTCTAATATACAAGCCTTACAAAATACTTTAAATGGCTACAATAGCTATTCCTCCGGCGGTTCATCGCTGTTGTTGATCGATAATTATCAATTTGATCGCTATCCGCCTTACACCTTGGAAAGCGTGCAGAAATTTCAGCAATCGAACGATCCAACCGTACTTCAGAAATTTAAATTTGATGATATTAAGCCGCAGTCGGTTAATGCTTTCGAACTGGGCTATGCAGCTATGTTGGGCAAGCGGGTGATGATCGATGTGTTGGGGTATTTTTCAACCTGGAAGAATTTTATTGGCTATGCCAATGTTGCCAATACTCCTGGAAGCGACGATTACAATGCTTTAAAAGATCATTCGACCTATGTTCAGTATAATATCGCTTTTAATGGCGGAGAGACCGTAAATACCTACGGATACGCCGCGAGTATTAGTTTGGATCTAGGCCGGAATTTTGTGACCAAGGCCAATTATTATTCTGACTACCTAAAAAATAAGAACAATAGTCAAATTAACAATTTCAATACACCACATTATCACTTTAATCTTGAATTCGCGAATAGTGGCTTTGGAAAAAAACAGGTTTGGTCTTTTAGTACTTCCTTACGTTATAAACCGGGGTACTATTATGTCGTGTCTGGAGGACTTGCCGCAGGTCAAGTGCCAAGCTCAGCGGTGATCGATGCGCAAGTGAGCTATAAATTTGTTAAGGCTCGATCCGGAATTCGTATTGGGGGAACCAATATCACAAACAAGTATTATTCTACAGGAATTGCTAATCCACGTATAGGGGCGGTGTATTATGTCACTTATGCTTATAATATTTTCTAA
- a CDS encoding TetR/AcrR family transcriptional regulator, which translates to MNKKEQVKERIGQAAMECFERYGLEKTTLEDIAKTVGLNKTSLYYYYKNKEDIFIEVAIREGQSFIDTLQKSTLKKKGVENQISFYLESRLNYYTNVLNMNRVSVESLDKILPRFFELYDAMMVQEKAFLTKLLTQAIAHEKLDLTDPENIASVLINFANALKHSTEQQAILKRQVEIDYAQSLRDTKFLVSLIFRGLRI; encoded by the coding sequence ATGAACAAAAAGGAACAGGTCAAAGAAAGAATTGGACAGGCGGCCATGGAATGTTTCGAGCGTTATGGATTGGAAAAAACAACCTTGGAAGACATTGCTAAAACTGTGGGATTGAACAAAACGTCTCTTTATTATTATTACAAGAACAAAGAGGATATTTTTATTGAAGTAGCAATACGAGAAGGACAATCTTTTATTGATACATTACAAAAAAGTACATTGAAAAAGAAGGGAGTGGAGAATCAGATTTCTTTTTATTTAGAATCGAGATTGAACTATTATACCAATGTGCTCAATATGAATAGGGTGTCTGTCGAATCACTTGATAAGATTTTACCTCGTTTTTTTGAACTATATGATGCAATGATGGTGCAAGAGAAAGCTTTTCTTACTAAGCTCCTTACACAGGCCATTGCACATGAAAAATTGGATCTAACGGATCCTGAAAATATAGCTTCTGTACTTATAAATTTTGCTAATGCATTGAAACATAGTACAGAGCAGCAGGCGATACTGAAGCGGCAGGTTGAAATTGACTATGCACAAAGTCTTCGGGATACCAAATTTCTAGTCAGCCTAATTTTTAGAGGGCTCAGAATATAA
- a CDS encoding 2,3-bisphosphoglycerate-dependent phosphoglycerate mutase produces the protein MAKLFLVRHGQSQWNLENRFTGWQDIDITELGQQEARQAGLALANEPIDIAYTSTLIRAQHTLEIILHEMGNPHISIVINAALNERGYGKLEGLNKAETAEKYGAEQVHIWRRSFDVPPPGGESLKDTYERVIPYYEGFILPKLKEGKNVLIVAHGNSLRALIMFLENLSPEQILEREIATGQPITYQIEG, from the coding sequence ATGGCAAAACTTTTTTTGGTCCGACATGGACAGTCACAATGGAATTTAGAAAATCGCTTTACGGGCTGGCAGGATATTGATATTACCGAATTGGGACAACAGGAAGCTCGGCAGGCGGGCTTGGCGCTGGCAAATGAGCCGATTGATATAGCATATACATCGACGCTTATCAGAGCGCAGCATACGTTAGAGATTATTTTGCATGAAATGGGTAATCCTCACATTTCCATTGTTATCAATGCTGCTTTAAATGAGCGTGGTTATGGAAAGCTCGAAGGATTGAACAAAGCCGAAACGGCGGAAAAATATGGCGCTGAACAAGTGCATATCTGGCGAAGATCTTTTGATGTTCCTCCGCCTGGGGGTGAAAGCCTAAAAGATACATACGAACGTGTTATTCCATATTACGAAGGTTTTATACTGCCCAAACTGAAAGAAGGTAAAAATGTACTTATCGTTGCGCATGGCAATAGCCTACGGGCACTGATCATGTTTTTGGAAAATCTTTCTCCGGAACAGATATTGGAAAGGGAGATTGCTACCGGGCAACCGATCACGTATCAAATTGAAGGATAA
- a CDS encoding DoxX family membrane protein, producing the protein MYNQLFARIAVSTAFLSAVADRLGLWGAPGASHVSWGNWANFVAYSNTLNFFVPVSFGNILAIGATLLEVILAILLLIGYKLRFSALIAGILLISFAMVMTLSLGIKSTFDYSVWVGAAACFLLRTADNFPISIDRYIELRKK; encoded by the coding sequence ATGTATAATCAACTTTTTGCACGTATAGCTGTATCAACAGCATTTTTGTCTGCTGTTGCAGATCGTTTGGGTCTATGGGGGGCGCCGGGCGCATCACATGTTTCTTGGGGAAATTGGGCCAATTTTGTAGCCTATTCAAATACCCTCAATTTTTTTGTGCCAGTATCCTTCGGTAATATACTAGCTATCGGCGCGACATTATTGGAGGTTATCTTAGCTATCCTGTTGTTGATCGGCTATAAGCTGCGTTTTAGCGCACTAATTGCCGGGATTTTACTGATTAGCTTTGCGATGGTGATGACCTTATCGTTAGGGATTAAATCGACGTTTGATTATTCGGTCTGGGTAGGAGCGGCTGCTTGTTTTTTACTCCGTACAGCTGATAACTTTCCTATTAGCATAGATCGTTATATCGAACTTCGTAAAAAGTAG
- a CDS encoding PDZ domain-containing protein, translating into MKKFLMLFPTLIFTGLSCVTSLSVHGQEAGTVKRIYISTKGNDRNRGTIGSPYATAEAALRSVEKQKQGRNTSGIEIIFMAGTYQLDKPIELSAGISGTRRQPLRIKAEDGAQVTLSGAKSLNLKWKQGDHGIWEAKVPRGVNFQSLYANDKHLVRARYPNYDSTVLPFQGYAADALSPERVATWKNPKGGIVHALHAGRWGGFHYKITGKDGLSTVTLEGGQQNNRPSKMHETYRFVENIFEELDTFQEWYLDEEKALLYYMPAKGVDPNQLKFVAPQLENLIHLSGSSSSPVHDIEFSGLRFMYAAPTFMKTSEPLLRSDWTIYRQGAVKIEGAENCIFRANDFIALGGNAIFVNNYNRGVKIEGNRIEQIGAGAINFVGDPAAVRSPEFRYEKFVPFDQMDTIKGPKTDNYPMDCEASDNLIHDIGLIEKQVAGVQVSMAESLRILHNTIYNVPRAGINVGDGTWGGHEIAYNDVFNTVLETSDHGAFNSWGRDRFWHPNRKEMDELTGKHPSLIVLDAVKTTKIHDNRFRCDHGWDIDLDDGSSNYEIYNNLCLSGGLKLREGFYRNVYNNVMINNGFHPHVWFQNSHDVFRNNIVMESHQDIQVRYWGQEVDHNIYRRQDDLDKDRAKGIEKHGRVIQLNFMNPAGGDFRLKNWKDQDFKNFDMLHFGVTSKRLKTLAARPEIPQLIQSEAKEQGSRWAWKSGVFKSVETLGEQSAAGLPAINGVLLLQLDEKGNLYKSGLRVGDVVLNYQGEKIDQLTDLQQAIKKHVHADQPKVLIFRNQQQQELTLQL; encoded by the coding sequence ATGAAGAAATTTCTTATGCTATTTCCAACATTAATATTTACCGGCCTGTCCTGTGTTACTTCGCTTAGCGTTCATGGACAAGAGGCCGGTACTGTCAAACGTATTTATATAAGCACAAAAGGAAATGACCGAAATCGAGGGACCATAGGAAGCCCTTATGCCACAGCTGAAGCCGCATTGCGATCGGTAGAAAAACAGAAACAAGGGAGAAATACATCAGGCATCGAAATCATCTTTATGGCAGGCACCTATCAGCTGGATAAACCGATTGAATTGTCTGCTGGGATATCGGGTACAAGAAGGCAACCCTTGCGGATTAAGGCCGAGGATGGAGCACAAGTTACGCTGAGTGGGGCCAAATCGCTTAACCTCAAATGGAAACAGGGCGATCATGGTATTTGGGAGGCTAAGGTCCCAAGAGGAGTAAACTTCCAAAGTCTATATGCTAATGATAAGCATCTTGTCCGGGCACGTTATCCAAACTACGATTCCACAGTCTTGCCATTTCAAGGCTATGCTGCAGATGCATTAAGTCCCGAACGTGTCGCAACCTGGAAAAACCCTAAGGGGGGAATTGTACATGCTTTGCATGCTGGTCGCTGGGGAGGATTCCATTATAAGATTACCGGAAAAGATGGCTTATCAACTGTTACACTTGAAGGTGGACAGCAAAATAATCGTCCCAGCAAAATGCACGAGACCTATCGCTTTGTAGAAAATATCTTTGAAGAACTCGATACCTTTCAGGAGTGGTATTTGGATGAGGAGAAGGCACTGTTATATTATATGCCTGCTAAAGGAGTTGATCCCAACCAGCTGAAGTTTGTAGCACCACAATTGGAAAATCTAATCCATCTTTCAGGTTCATCTTCCAGCCCAGTGCATGATATTGAGTTTAGTGGCCTTCGCTTCATGTATGCTGCTCCTACCTTTATGAAAACAAGCGAACCACTCTTACGTAGTGATTGGACGATCTATCGACAGGGAGCCGTAAAGATTGAAGGTGCGGAAAACTGTATCTTCCGCGCGAATGATTTTATCGCTTTGGGCGGCAATGCAATATTTGTTAATAATTACAATCGCGGGGTCAAAATTGAAGGCAACCGGATTGAACAGATCGGTGCCGGAGCGATCAATTTTGTAGGAGATCCAGCGGCGGTACGCTCACCGGAATTTCGATATGAAAAATTTGTTCCGTTTGACCAAATGGATACCATCAAAGGGCCAAAAACCGATAATTATCCCATGGACTGTGAGGCGAGTGACAATCTGATTCATGACATTGGATTGATCGAAAAACAAGTAGCAGGTGTACAGGTCTCTATGGCTGAATCTTTACGAATTTTGCATAATACCATTTATAATGTGCCTCGAGCAGGTATTAATGTAGGTGATGGTACCTGGGGCGGTCATGAGATAGCTTACAATGATGTTTTTAATACAGTCCTGGAAACCAGCGATCATGGAGCCTTCAACTCATGGGGGCGCGACCGATTTTGGCATCCCAATCGAAAGGAGATGGATGAACTGACGGGGAAGCATCCCAGTTTAATAGTGTTGGATGCAGTCAAAACAACTAAAATTCATGATAATAGATTTCGCTGTGATCACGGTTGGGATATTGATTTGGACGACGGATCTTCCAACTATGAAATTTACAACAATCTTTGTTTAAGTGGGGGACTAAAACTAAGAGAAGGATTTTATCGTAACGTGTATAACAATGTGATGATCAACAATGGTTTTCATCCACATGTCTGGTTTCAGAATAGTCACGATGTTTTCCGTAATAATATCGTGATGGAATCCCATCAGGATATACAGGTCAGGTATTGGGGGCAAGAGGTAGACCATAATATCTACAGAAGGCAGGATGACCTAGACAAAGATCGGGCGAAAGGTATCGAAAAACATGGTCGTGTTATTCAATTGAACTTTATGAATCCTGCCGGTGGCGATTTCCGATTGAAGAACTGGAAAGATCAGGATTTTAAAAATTTTGACATGCTGCATTTCGGAGTTACGAGTAAAAGGCTTAAAACTCTTGCTGCTAGACCTGAAATACCTCAGTTGATCCAATCCGAAGCAAAGGAGCAGGGGAGCAGATGGGCCTGGAAGTCGGGGGTATTTAAATCAGTGGAGACTTTGGGAGAGCAGTCAGCTGCGGGCCTACCCGCGATAAACGGCGTGCTGCTACTTCAGTTGGATGAAAAAGGCAATCTTTATAAAAGCGGTTTGCGTGTCGGTGATGTTGTGCTGAATTACCAGGGCGAGAAAATAGATCAATTAACAGACTTGCAACAAGCGATTAAAAAGCATGTACACGCAGACCAGCCTAAGGTGTTAATTTTTAGAAACCAACAGCAGCAGGAATTAACCCTGCAGCTGTAG
- a CDS encoding EthD family reductase, whose protein sequence is MKTKFILFLVLITMLLGFQHHVKADPPFHKKGMIKVTVFYPNGPGKTFDWGYYLPKHIALVKKVYGKALKGITIDKGLSGRSSAEGPTYLAICHLYFDSVAAYQDPLKENGKKFAEDFPKYTNITPAVQISEVIQ, encoded by the coding sequence ATGAAGACAAAATTCATTTTATTCCTGGTGCTAATAACCATGCTTTTGGGATTTCAGCACCATGTAAAGGCAGATCCACCTTTTCATAAAAAAGGGATGATCAAGGTGACGGTCTTTTATCCAAATGGGCCTGGAAAGACATTTGATTGGGGCTATTATCTTCCAAAACATATTGCGCTTGTCAAAAAAGTTTACGGTAAAGCATTGAAAGGTATAACCATTGATAAAGGACTTTCGGGACGTAGCTCAGCAGAAGGCCCGACGTATTTGGCCATTTGCCATTTGTATTTTGATTCTGTTGCTGCCTATCAGGATCCTTTGAAGGAAAATGGGAAAAAGTTTGCCGAAGATTTTCCAAAGTACACGAATATTACGCCAGCGGTACAGATCAGTGAAGTGATTCAATAG
- a CDS encoding alpha-L-fucosidase, whose product MIKATHCILSLLAMLFMNMGNAQVNNLQESKKDFDERMHWFREAKYGMFIHFGLYSQLGGMYKGKFNQRICRMGEFVAQYWT is encoded by the coding sequence ATGATAAAAGCAACGCATTGTATTCTTTCTCTACTAGCCATGTTGTTTATGAACATGGGAAACGCCCAAGTTAATAATTTACAGGAATCCAAAAAGGATTTTGATGAACGGATGCATTGGTTTAGGGAAGCAAAATATGGAATGTTTATTCATTTTGGGCTTTATAGTCAACTTGGAGGGATGTATAAAGGGAAATTCAACCAAAGGATATGCCGAATGGGGGAATTTGTTGCTCAATATTGGACCTGA
- a CDS encoding DinB family protein, producing MSLKTLITKSVEYNDWVVNKYINWLADKSDDQLNQEVPSSFPTILKTLNHILQTQEYWWSHIAESNDFDFEKKRTTKEEIFEALRRNSVQLVDYVHKLSELDLEKNIKVESPWFQCDFTKYEYIQQLILHGTYHRGQIVTMGRAIGITDAPMTDFNYWNIYKDQK from the coding sequence ATGAGTTTAAAGACCTTAATCACAAAAAGTGTCGAGTATAACGACTGGGTTGTCAATAAATACATCAATTGGCTGGCTGATAAATCGGACGACCAACTTAACCAGGAGGTACCTTCAAGCTTCCCGACCATTTTGAAAACCTTAAACCACATCTTGCAGACACAGGAATATTGGTGGAGCCACATTGCAGAAAGCAATGATTTTGATTTTGAAAAAAAGCGAACCACAAAAGAAGAAATATTTGAAGCACTAAGAAGAAATTCAGTTCAACTTGTGGATTATGTACACAAGCTATCGGAGTTAGATCTTGAAAAAAATATCAAAGTGGAATCACCATGGTTTCAATGCGATTTCACGAAGTATGAATACATACAACAGCTGATCCTCCACGGAACATATCATAGGGGACAGATCGTTACAATGGGGCGCGCTATTGGAATAACGGATGCCCCAATGACAGATTTTAATTATTGGAATATTTATAAAGATCAAAAATAG
- a CDS encoding DNA alkylation repair protein encodes MDQITSKVQIREIVAAAKQQGQQSGIECLILSLQECLLKKKVRFPLLEFAAREIMLFMPEAEQLHFTDRLIATTEMGSYVLTGIILQQRLPEHFEESIHKACTYITMGNQWYVCDIIGERVLGHALLTSPKKAIPLLKELAHHPDKWIVRTIGVATHYAVKKGLPATYVDILLKLLISLSNTTDFHVKKGIGWGAKTIAKFHPKVVACYSKEIESPESKQWFRTKITIGLNRHKSGAKQIQ; translated from the coding sequence ATGGACCAAATTACCAGTAAAGTACAGATCCGAGAAATTGTCGCAGCGGCGAAACAGCAAGGACAGCAATCCGGTATTGAATGCCTTATATTAAGCTTACAAGAGTGTTTACTGAAAAAGAAAGTTCGATTTCCACTTCTGGAGTTTGCGGCCAGGGAAATTATGCTATTCATGCCTGAGGCCGAACAGTTACACTTTACAGATCGTCTCATTGCCACAACAGAAATGGGAAGTTATGTTTTAACGGGAATAATTCTTCAGCAACGTCTCCCCGAACACTTTGAAGAATCCATCCATAAAGCCTGCACCTATATAACCATGGGCAATCAATGGTACGTCTGTGATATCATCGGCGAACGCGTACTTGGTCATGCGCTGTTGACTTCACCTAAAAAAGCAATACCATTATTAAAAGAATTAGCCCATCATCCTGATAAATGGATTGTTCGTACCATTGGTGTAGCTACGCACTATGCTGTAAAAAAGGGGCTTCCAGCCACATACGTAGACATTTTGTTGAAGCTGCTCATTTCATTATCAAACACGACAGATTTCCATGTGAAGAAAGGAATCGGCTGGGGGGCCAAAACAATCGCAAAGTTTCACCCTAAGGTAGTTGCTTGCTACAGTAAAGAAATTGAATCGCCAGAAAGCAAACAATGGTTTCGGACAAAAATTACGATTGGTCTCAATCGCCACAAATCGGGGGCTAAACAGATCCAGTAG